TCGCGGTCAGTGGGTGGTGGTCAATTACTGGGCGACCTGGTGCAAGCCCTGCCGCAAGGAAATCCCCGACCTGTCCGATCTGCACGACAGCCGTGACGACATCACCGTGCTCGGGCTGGCCTTCGAGGATACCGAGCCGGCCGATTTCGAGGCCTTTCTCCAGTCCTTTCCCGCGAGCTATCCGATCCTGATCGTGGATGTCTACGACCCGCCGGCCGATCTGGGGTCGCCGCGTGTCCTGCCGACCACGTATCTGATCGACGGCAGCGGTGCGATGGTCGAAACCTGGCTTGGACCGGTCACCAGCGAAATGATCACGGCGTGGATCGATGAGCGAGACTGAATCGAGAAAATGGCTGATTGCCGGGCGCGTCCAGGGGGTCTTCTTCCGCGAATCGACCCGGCGCCAGGCCGAATCCCTGGGCCTTTCGGGGCATGCCATCAACCTGCCCGATGGGCGGGTCGAGGTGGTGGCCGCCGGCGCGGCATCTGCGCTCGACGCGCTTGAACGCTGGCTGCAACACGGTCCGGCTGCGGCGCGCGTCGATGCCGTCGAGAGGGCCGAGGCACCCGGGACCGTATCGCAGGGCTTCTCGACCGGCTGATAATCC
The Wenzhouxiangella sp. XN201 genome window above contains:
- a CDS encoding TlpA disulfide reductase family protein, translating into MRPLLFLLLLLAGPATAELDFELPTLDGGSERLSDYRGQWVVVNYWATWCKPCRKEIPDLSDLHDSRDDITVLGLAFEDTEPADFEAFLQSFPASYPILIVDVYDPPADLGSPRVLPTTYLIDGSGAMVETWLGPVTSEMITAWIDERD
- a CDS encoding acylphosphatase → MSETESRKWLIAGRVQGVFFRESTRRQAESLGLSGHAINLPDGRVEVVAAGAASALDALERWLQHGPAAARVDAVERAEAPGTVSQGFSTG